In Photobacterium sp. TLY01, the following proteins share a genomic window:
- a CDS encoding cytochrome c oxidase subunit II, with protein MAIAIALIILVIASIAFHLYSPWWLTPAASNWGEIDGALHLTLIITGAFFIVLNLVLAWLIIRFRHKPGRQSQFQPDSKKLEAWLIGITSVGIIALLAPGLVVYGQFVSVPDEARIVEVVGEQWRWRFRFPGDDGQLGKSDTRFVSNTNPLGIDPDDPAGADDRIILLPELHLPLYAPYKVLLRSKDVLHDFNVPQFRAKMDLVPGTVTHFWVRPTERGQFDILCAELCGVGHFNMRGRVVVEDEAEFGNWLAAQPTFAQTQRPADTSTSGEALSQADLIAMGETLSQVNGCIACHSHDGKPGVGPTWQGLYGNVRTLSDDTQLQADKAYLKRSILDAKAELVKGYPAVMPAYTFNDQEIDALIAYIQSLAQ; from the coding sequence ATGGCAATTGCCATTGCCCTGATCATTCTTGTCATTGCTTCCATTGCCTTTCATCTCTACAGCCCCTGGTGGCTGACGCCTGCGGCGTCGAACTGGGGGGAGATAGATGGTGCGTTGCATCTGACGCTCATCATTACCGGGGCGTTTTTTATCGTGCTGAATCTGGTGCTTGCCTGGCTGATCATTCGCTTCAGACACAAACCCGGCCGCCAGTCCCAGTTTCAGCCTGACAGCAAAAAACTCGAAGCCTGGCTAATCGGCATTACCTCAGTCGGCATTATTGCTTTACTGGCCCCGGGCTTAGTAGTGTACGGGCAATTTGTCAGCGTGCCGGATGAGGCACGGATTGTTGAAGTCGTCGGGGAACAATGGCGCTGGCGATTCCGTTTTCCTGGTGATGACGGACAACTGGGCAAAAGTGACACCCGGTTTGTGTCCAATACCAACCCATTAGGTATTGACCCGGATGATCCGGCCGGGGCAGATGACCGGATAATTCTGCTACCCGAACTGCACTTGCCCCTTTACGCACCCTATAAAGTGCTGCTGCGCTCCAAAGACGTTCTGCATGATTTCAACGTGCCCCAGTTCCGGGCAAAGATGGATCTGGTTCCCGGCACTGTCACCCATTTCTGGGTCAGGCCCACAGAACGAGGGCAGTTTGACATCCTTTGCGCTGAACTCTGTGGTGTCGGGCATTTCAATATGCGTGGACGCGTGGTCGTGGAAGACGAAGCAGAGTTTGGCAACTGGCTGGCCGCACAGCCGACGTTTGCCCAAACCCAGCGCCCCGCAGACACAAGTACCAGTGGTGAAGCCCTCTCCCAAGCCGATCTGATTGCGATGGGCGAAACCTTATCTCAGGTCAATGGCTGTATTGCCTGCCACAGCCACGACGGTAAACCCGGTGTCGGCCCGACCTGGCAGGGACTGTACGGCAATGTACGAACCCTGTCGGATGATACGCAGCTTCAGGCTGACAAGGCTTATCTGAAACGGTCAATCTTAGATGCAAAAGCCGAACTGGTAAAAGGCTATCCTGCAGTCATGCCTGCGTATACGTTTAATGATCAGGAAATCGATGCCCTGATCGCCTATATCCAGTCTCTGGCGCAGTAG
- a CDS encoding DUF808 domain-containing protein, which yields MAGASLLTLLDDIATVLDDVAVMSKVAARKTAGVLGDDLALNAQQVAGVRAEREIPVVWAVAKGSFKNKLILVPAALLISAVAPWLIVPLLLIGGLFLCFEGAEKVIHKLTHDDAEEALKDHDQLPEGMDLEEYEKNKIKGAIRTDFILSAEIIVIALGTVQGMSLMTQLLVVSLIAVTMTVGVYGLVAGIVKLDDGGFYLVKQHQEKSLLHGFGQLLIAAAPKLMKFLAIVGTIAMFLVGGGIVVHSIPDSHHWLELLTERLHALPGSSWLVPMMTNMVVGIVAGLLVLAVVSAWQRLRGNQAA from the coding sequence GTGGCTGGTGCAAGTTTGTTAACCTTGCTGGATGATATCGCAACCGTACTTGATGATGTCGCTGTGATGAGTAAAGTCGCGGCCCGAAAAACCGCAGGCGTACTCGGCGACGATCTGGCCCTGAATGCCCAGCAGGTGGCCGGGGTCAGAGCGGAACGTGAAATTCCGGTTGTGTGGGCGGTGGCAAAAGGTTCGTTTAAAAATAAGCTGATCCTGGTGCCGGCGGCGCTGTTAATCAGTGCCGTTGCCCCTTGGCTCATTGTGCCATTGCTGCTGATTGGTGGTTTGTTTTTGTGTTTTGAAGGGGCTGAGAAAGTCATTCACAAACTCACCCATGATGATGCGGAAGAAGCGCTGAAGGATCACGACCAGTTGCCAGAAGGCATGGATCTGGAGGAATACGAAAAGAACAAGATTAAAGGGGCCATCCGAACCGATTTTATCCTGTCAGCTGAAATCATTGTGATTGCACTAGGCACGGTTCAGGGCATGTCCCTGATGACGCAGTTGCTGGTGGTCAGTCTGATTGCTGTCACCATGACCGTGGGCGTCTATGGTCTGGTGGCGGGTATCGTCAAACTTGACGATGGCGGTTTTTATCTGGTGAAACAGCATCAGGAGAAAAGTCTGTTGCACGGCTTTGGTCAGCTGTTGATCGCGGCTGCGCCTAAGTTGATGAAGTTTCTGGCTATTGTCGGCACTATTGCCATGTTTTTGGTCGGTGGCGGCATAGTGGTTCACAGCATTCCCGATTCGCATCACTGGCTGGAATTGTTAACTGAGCGGTTGCATGCTCTGCCCGGGTCGTCATGGCTGGTGCCCATGATGACCAACATGGTAGTCGGTATCGTTGCGGGCCTGCTGGTACTGGCTGTCGTTTCCGCCTGGCAGCGTTTGCGCGGTAATCAGGCAGCATAA